The genomic interval ATAAAACCTAAGAGTACCCATTTACTCCCTTTGTACTGTTTTTTGTGTATTCCTAAATCTTTGCGATAACTCCACACTATAGCGACAATGAAAACAATCACAAAAAAAACGATAAAGGCAATCTTACCAGGAGTAAACATTTAATTAAATTTAGAGATTGTAAAAATACGTATGCTTACGCTTTCGCGAAAGCGTGCACCTAACTATATACTTATGAAAAATAAATTAGCAGCAGTCACCTTATTTCACGATACCTATGGCCTTGATAAAGAACTCAAACCAACAGCATCGCTACCAAAATCAAAAAATGAACTTCGCTACCAGCTCATGAAAGAAGAAAATGAAGAATATCTTGAAGCTGCAAATGCAGGTGATCTAGTGGAAGTGGCAGATGCGCTAGGGGATATGCTATACATTTTATGTGGGACAATTATAGAACACGGAATGCAAGAAAAGATAGAAGAGATCTTTAATGAGATACAACGAAGCAATATGAGTAAATTAGGTAAAGATGGCAAACCCATATATCGTGAAGATGGTAAGGTACTTAAAGGTCCTAATTACTTTAAACCAGACCTAGAATCTATTTTAAACAAGTAACATAAAAAACCGCCAATGGCGGTTTTTTATGTTACTTGTTGAGACTGTTTTAATTTTCTTTTACTGTAATTCCCATTTGTTTTAATACCACGAGTGTAATATCGTAAGCAGGGTCAAGATAAGCTAGTGTATTATTAGTACCAGTAGTATTAATGATTTGAGTATATCCATTAGCTTTTGCATACACGTTAACCTGCTCACCTATTTTTTGATAAAGAGGTCTTAATAAGTCATTTTGTTTGATCTGAACTAATTGTGATCCATTAGTTCTAAATTTATTGATATCGTTTTCTAGCCCAACTACTTCTTCTTGTTTTGCAGTTTTTTCAGCATCTGTCATTGTGCTGAAGTTTGCTTCTGCGGCTTTAACCACAGTTTCATAATTGGTCATTTTTGTTTTGAGTTGCTCTTCAAGATCTAAGTTGTAGGCTTTTAATGCTTCTTGAGCTTTTGCAAGCTCAGGCATTTGGGATAAAATATAATCTGCATCTACAGTACCCACTTTTGTTTGTGCAAAACTTACTGCTGTAAAAAGTACAACTAATGTACTAAGGACTAATTTTTTCATTATATCAATTAATTTTAAAGGATTATCATTTGCGCGTGCAAATATATGTGATAGAAGACAATATCTATGCCACAGGTTTATTTTTCGTTAAAATGCTGTCCTCGATGTGGTTTAAGATCATCTCTCACGGGCTTCATGGCTTCTTTGTCAACCACTAGAAATGCCATAGAATGATTCTCACTTATGTCATTAACACCTGTAATGGGTCTTGATAGGTCTTTCGCGAAAGCGTATTCCTTTAAATGTATGACATGGTGTGTCGCAATTTTGTGTGCATCAGGGCCTCTAAAATCCCAAATTAATTTTAAACGATCCAAAATATTTCTAATAGAATTTAGTTACAAACACAAAGGTACCAATAGCGATAGTTTTATTGCAGTAAGGAAAGACATTTGTACTCCATTTGATTATTCTTATTTTTGCACAATTTTTGTATTTACATATGTATAGAGTTATAGTATTATTTCTTTTATTTTCGGGTATATGTTTTGGTCAAGACCAAGATATTTTACTGACAATCAATGAAGAAGGAATTAGTACAACAGAATTTCTCAATAGCTTTAAAAAAAATAGAGAGATCATTACCGCATCTCAGAAAACTTCTCCAGCAACATATCTTGAAGTCTTTATAGATTATAAGCTTAAAATTCAAGAGGCAGTCGCACAGGGATATGCTGATGACAGTAAGTATAAAGAGGAGTTGAAAAAATACCGTAACCAGTTAGCTGAAAAATTTATTAAGGATACAAAAGTGACAGATGACTTGATAAAAGAGGCATATGATAGGATTGTATATGAGGTGAATGCAAGGCACATTCTCGTAAAAATAGGTAATGAGAGTGACACACTTAGCGCTTACAATCGTATTTTCAATGCAAGACAACGTATTATTGATGGTGAAGAATTTAATAAGGTTGCTAGAGAAATGAGTGAAGATCCTTCTGTAAAAAAAAATGGAGGGGAATTAGGTTGGTTTTCTGCTTTTAAAATGGTTTATCCTTTTGAAACTGCTGCTTACAATACAGAGATTAATGATATATCTCTGCCTTTTAAAACAACGTTTGGATATCATATTGTAGAACCTACTGCAATTAGAAAATCTTTAGGATCGATTACAGTAGCTCATATCATGATTGCTCATGACCAACCTGACTCAGCAATTGCAGCTGATCAACAAATCCTACAAATTTATAGTCAATTAAAAAACGGTGGCGATTTTTCTGATTTGGCCAAGCTTTATAGTGATGATAAGAGTTCTTCTAAAAAAGGGGGGAAGCTTTCGGCTTTTGAACAAGGTCAATTAAGAAGTAAAAAATTTGAGAAAGAAGCCTTTAAACTCAAAAGAAAAAACGAATATAGTAAACCTTTTAGAACAGATTTTGGATGGCATGTTATTCAACTTTTAAAGAGAAGCCCAGTTAAATCATTTGAAGAATCAAAAAAAGAGCTTGTAGAAAGGGTAACACGCGATACAAGATCTCGAGTTATAGATCAAACTTTATTTAATAAATTACGTCAAAGGTATAATGTAAAAGGTAATGAGGAGTTAGTTTCATTTTTACATCAATTTGTTAAGAATAAGAAGTTACATTTAAGTAATGAAGAAGTAGACAGAACCGCCTTTATAATTAAAGATAGAAAATATTCTTACGGGGAAGTATTTGATTATTTACGTAGTAGATATGAAGCAATAGATGACCTTCATAAGGATAATAAAATGGTTTTAAAAAGAGAAATAAATCGCTTTGTAAATAGCTCTTTAAAAAAATATTATTTAGAAAATTTAGAAAATGAACATTCAGATTTTAAAATGATTTTAAAGGAATACGAAGAGGGATTGCTATTATTTGAATTTTTAGAACATCAAATTTGGGATAAGGCAGTAAAAGATTCAACTGGATTACAAAAGTATTTTGAAAATCATTTAGATCAGTATACGTCCAAAGATTTAAATGAAGTAAAAGGAAAAGTGGTAAGTGATTATCAAAAAGATCTAGAACAAAACATGGTTAAACGTCTTAGAGCTAATGCAAATATTAAGATAGAGAATGAAATTTTGTCTCAAATTTCTACACCCTATGAAAATAAATAAGAATATACTCTTAGTAATATTGACTGTATCTTTTCTATTGACGAGTTGTAAACTTATTAATAAAGATGATTCTGGTGATTATGTCGCCAGAGTTAATGATCATTACCTGACGCAAGAAGACCTTAATGACGTAATGAATGATGCCGTGATTGCAGACACTGCAAGTTTTGTGCAAAATTATATTAATAATTGGGCTACAAGTCAATTGTTACTAGATGGCGCTATGCGCAATGTAGGAAAGCCAGTTCAGGAGGATTTTGAAAAACTAGTAGCAAACTATAGAAGAGACTTATATACTAAATATTACTCAGATGTTTTAATTGATTCTAATCTGGATAGTTTAGTAAGTGATGATGAAGCTTTACAGTTTTATGAAAATAACAAAGAAAATTTTAAACTTAATGAGCAACTGCTTCAGTTTAAATTTATCCATGTAGATGAAGATTATGAAGCGAAAGAGATTGAGAAATATTTAGTAGGGGAAGAAAAAGAAGATGAAGCAGCTCTAGACTCATTAAAATTCCAGTTCAAGAGTTATTTTTTAAATGATTCAATATGGGTAAAACGTAGCGCAGTAATACAACAAGTTAATCCGATTACTGTAGATAATGCACCAAGTGTATTAAAAAAATCAAACTTTATACAATTACGCGATTCATTAGGATTATATTTGATCGCTGTAAAAAGGACATTAGATCGTAATGAGATGGCACCCTTGCAGTATGTGAGGCCTACTATAAATCAGATTATCATAAATAAAAGAAAACTAGCCCTTATAAAAAAGTTAGAAAAGGAGATTAAGGATGATGCAATTAAAAACAAAGAATTTGAAATATACGATTAAGGCTATTGTAGTGCTTTTTGCGCTGCAACTTGTAAATGCACAAGATGATAACACTTCTACAACAGAAGTGATTGTTAAAAACGAAATGATTACTCCAGTAGCGATAACAAAAGATACTGTAAGACCATTTACAAAATTTAAAGTTGATGGTGTAGCTGGTGTAGTAGGAGATTATATTATACTTGAAAGTGATATTGATAAGTTTTTATTTGATATCAAAAGCCAGGGACAGTCTGCTGGAAATGTAACGCCTTGCCAGGTACTTGGTAATTTATTAGAAAGTAAATTATTAGCACACCAAGCCGTTCAAGATAGCTTGATAGTTTCTGATAGTAGAGTAAACTCTGAAGTAGACCAAATTATAGCTCGTTTTTCTCGCCAATTAGGTTCTGATCAAAAGGTAATTGAGTACTACAAGAAAGATAATATGGCAGATCTCCGTGCGGAGCTTTATACTATTAGGAAAGATATTATATTATCTGAGCAGATGAATGCTAAAATAATTGAGTCTGTAGAAGTAACTCCAGATGAAATTAAAACTTTCTTTGAAAAGATTCCTAAAGAAGAAATTCCAACGATAGGAGTGGAGCTTGAAATATCTAGAATTGTTATAGAACCAAAAGCCACAGAAGAGGCTCGTCAAAAAGTCATAGATAGACTTAAAGGTTTTAAAGCAGATGTTTTAGAGAATGGAAGTAGTTTTGCAACGAAGGCTGTTTTATATTCTGATGATGGAGGAACTAGAGGAGAGGGTGGATACATGAGCATTAACCGCTCATCACCACTTGTAAAGGAATTTAGGGAAGTAGCTTTCTCTTTGCAAGAAGGTGAGGTAAGTGAACCTTTTGAAACAGAATTTGGATTTCATATCGTGACCTTAGATAAAGTAAAGGGAGATAACTTAGATATCCGTCATATTTTATTGGTTCCAGAAATAGGTAAACAACAAGAGGAAGAGGCAAAAGACCGTATTGAGACAATTAGAAAACGAATTATTGCAAACGAACTAACTTTCGAAGAAGCTGCAAGAGAATTTTCTGATGAAAAAGAAACAAAATTTGAGGGCGGAGCACTTGTAAACCCACAAACCCTTGTAAAGCGCTTTGAATTAACAAAACTAGACCCAGATATTTATCCTAAAGTGAATACCCTTAAAGAAAATGAAGTTTCTTTAGTTTATAACGATCCAGGAAGAATAGGTAACACTAGATATATGATTTATACTGTTAAAAATCTAAGTCCAGAGCATAAAGCAGATTATGTTAAGGATTACATTAAAATTAAAGAACTAGCCCTTAGAGAAAAGCAGATCAATGCGATAGCTAAGTGGCAAAAAGAAAAAATTGAAGAAACTTACATTAAGATAAATGGAGATAATCGCAATTGTGAGTTTGTCAGTAATTGGTTAAAAAAATAATATTTTTATGTCTGATGTTGCAGCTATTAAGAACCTTGTAGAAAAGCACAAGGAGCTCAAAACAGAAATTTCAAAGATTATTGTAGGGCAGGAAAATGTAATCGAAGAGATTCTTTTATCTGTGTTTTCAGGTGGCCATGCATTGCTTGTAGGAGTTCCTGGGCTTGCTAAAACATTAATGGTAAATACCATTGCAACCGCATTAGGCTTAGACTTTAAAAGGATACAATTTACCCCAGATCTAATGCCTAGTGATATTTTAGGTTCAGAAATACTTGATGAGTCACGTAATTTTAAATTTATTAAAGGGCCAATTTTTTCAAACATTATTCTCGCAGACGAGATAAATAGAACACCTCCCAAGACACAAGCCGCTTTACTAGAAGCTATGCAAGAACGTGTGGTTACAGTTGCAGGTCAGCGATATAATCTCTCTTTACCGTATTTTGTATTAGCAACCCAAAACCCTATTGAGCAGGAGGGTACTTACCCCTTACCAGAAGCACAGCTTGATCGATTTATGTTTTCAATACATTTAAACTACCCTTCTTTCCAAGAAGAAGTAGATGTTGTAAAAGCAACCACTACAGATGCAAAGCCTACTGTAAACCCATTATTTACTGCTCAAGAAATAACAGATTTCCAGCAGCTTATACGTCGCATTCCTGTTGCAGATAATGTAATTGAATATGCGGTAACATTAGTAAGCAAGACACGACCCAATACCTCAAGTGCCACTCAAATGATTAAAGATTATGTAGATTGGGGAGCGGGGCCAAGAGCTTCTCAAAACCTTATTCTTGCAGCTAAGGCAAATGCAGCTATTAATGGGAAATTTTCACCAGACATAGAAGATGTTCAAACAGTGGCTACAGGTATATTGCGCCACAGAATGATCAAAAATTATAAAGCTGAGGCCGAAGGAATAGACATAGAAACTATTATTAAGAGTTTATTTTAGTATGCTTTCGCGAAAGCGAATTGCAAACAAGCTTATATTTAAGCCTCAAATTACAAAATCTGTAATTTGAGGCTTTTTTTATTTGGAAATCATCAAAAAATAGCAGTAATACAACAATAGATAATAATACTTAGGTCATAGTTGAGCTAAAGCCCTTGACTATTGTTATTGTAGGGGGTATTTTGTATTTTCGTAGCCCGCAGTTTTTATGCGGTAAATTTAACAACCTAATACCTAATATATGGCATTTGATATTGATATGATCAAAGAGGTTTATGCTACTATGGCTGAGCGTGTAGATGCTGCTCGTGACTTAGTAGGAAAGCCTTTAACACTTTCTGAGAAAATTTTATATTCCCACCTTTGGGAAGGAAAGCCTTCTAAGGCTTTTACACGTGGAAAAGACTACGTGGACTTCGCACCAGATCGTATTGCATGTCAAGATGCAACTGCACAGATGGCTTTGTTACAGTTTATGCAGGCAGGGAAGCCACAAGTTGCTGTACCTACAACAGTTCACTGTGATCACTTGATTCAAGCCAAAGAAGGTGCTACCAAGGATCTTAAAAACGCAAATGACGTTTCTAGTGAAGTATTTGACTTTCTAGAATCTGTTTCTAATAAATATGGCATCGGATTTTGGAAACCGGGAGCTGGAATTATTCACCAAGTAGTTCTTGAAAATTATGCATTCCCAGGGGGAATGATGATAGGAACAGATTCTCATACAGTAAACGCTGGTGGTCTCGGTATGGTGGCTATCGGAGTAGGAGGAGCAGATGCTGTTGATGTGATGGCTGGAATGGCATGGGAACTTAAATTTCCAAAATTAATAGGCGTAAAACTTACAGGAACACTTTCTGGATGGACAGCACCTAAAGATGTAATTCTTAAAGTAGCTGAAATACTTACAGCAAAAGGAGGAACTGGAGCAATTGTAGAATATTTTGGCCCTGGTGCAACTTCAATGTCTTGTACTGGTAAAGGAACTATTTGTAACATGGGAGCAGAGATAGGAGCAACTACCTCTACATTCGGTTATGATGAGTCTATGGAGCGCTACTTACGTGCGACAGATCGTGCAGATGTTGCAGACGCTGCAAATAATGTAAAAGAATACTTAACGGCAGATGCTGAAGTATATGCAAATCCTGAGCAGTATTTTGATCAGGTAATAGAAATTAATCTTTCTGAGTTAGGTCCTTTACTTAATGGACCTTTTACACCAGATCTTTCTACAGCAGTAGGAAGTGATATGACAGAAAAGGCAACTAAAAATGAATGGCCACTTAATGTGGAGTGGGGACTTATAGGTTCTTGTACTAACTCTTCGTATGAAGATTTATCGAGAGCTTCTTCTATTGCACAACAAGCCTTAGATAAAGGAATCAAAATGAAATCCGAACTAGGTATAAACCCAGGTTCTGAACAAGTACGCTACACAGCAGATCGTGATGGAATTTTAGGCATATTTGAAAAATTAGATGCCAAAATTTTTACTAATGCTTGTGGACCTTGTATCGGTCAATGGGCTCGTTATAGTGATCCAAAAAATGCACCTAAGAATAGCATCGTGCATTCTTTTAATAGAAACTTTGCAAAGCGTGCAGATGGGAACCCAAATACACACGCTTTTGTAGCTTCACCAGAAATTACAGCAGCTATTGCGATTTCAGGTCGCTTGGATTTTAATCCACTTACAGATACACTTCTTACAGAGGATGGTCAAGAGGTTAAATTTAATGAGCCAACAGGATGGGAACTTCCTCCTAAAGGTTTTGAAGTAGAAGAAAATGGATATTTAGCACCAGAAGAAGATGGAAGCAGCGTCGAGGTAATCGTAGCTGAAGATTCTGAGCGTCTTGAGCTTTTGACGCCTTTTGAGCCTATCAAAGATAGCGAGATGCAAGGAATGAAGTTGCTTATTAAGGCATTTGGGAAGTGTACAACAGACCATATTTCTATGGCAGGACCTTGGTTACGTTACCGTGGGCACTTAGATAATATTTCTAATAACTGTTTGATAGGAGCTGTAAACGCATTTGGAAAGAAAACAAACTTTGTCAAGAATCAACTTACGGGAGAGTTTGGTGGCGTACCAGATACTCAGCGTGAGTATAAGAAAGCAGGGATCAAAACCGTAGTGGTAGGAGATCACAATTATGGAGAAGGTTCTTCACGTGAGCATGCAGCAATGGAGCCACGTCACTTAGGTGTAGCTGCAGTGATTGTAAAATCTTTTGCTCGTATACACGAAACAAACCTTAAAAAGCAAGGAATGCTAGGTCTTACCTTTGCAAATGAAGCAGATTATGATCTTATTCAGGAAGATGATACATTTAACTTTGTAGATATTGCAGAGTTTGCACCAGACAAACCGCTTACAGTGGAGATTGTTCATGCAGATGGAAGTACAGATACAATTAAAGTAAACCACACTTATAACGATGCGCAAATCGCTTGGTATCGTGAAGGGAGTGCTTTAAACTTAATTAAAAAGCAAAACGCAGCTTAATAATCTGCCGTATGCTACAAATCATAAAACTCCGTTCTTGTAGCGGAGTTTTTCTTTATAGAAATTATTGTTTTTTGCTTTCGCGAAAATAAGGCATGCTAATGATCACACTAAAAAACTCAAGTAAGCATTGAGTATGTTAATATTCATACGCAACTCTTAGAATACTCATCACAAAAATTATCACCCAAACTAGAACACGCCACCAGTTTCGACTTACTAATTTTTGTAAGTCAATCTCTGTAAATGTATTCGTATTGATTCTCTTATGAATTGGAACAAATAATAACATGGTGAGTATCCAGGTAATTAGGACTAATGCTAAATTTAAAAGGGTATAAGATGTAGTATGTATCCAGAAAGCTATATATAATGCAATAAATAATTGTAAGCACATTAAAGGAGCTACTATAACTGTGATCGCTCTAGTATACTTAATATGCCAATCCAAAAGACGTCCTCTTTCTAAATACAAAAAGCTAGGATAGACAATTAGTTGCACCATAAGAATAAGGATCACTAAGCCAAAGTCAACTAGTAGTTTAACTACTGTGATGCTTTCCAAATCCATATCCGTTAATTTTTTAGGCTTAGCGTACTGAGATTTAAACTTATAAGTCTTTTCTATAGGTACGTCTTCTTTTATGCAACACGTGATCGTAATTTTTCCAGAGCTGCTGTATGGCTTTGTTTTCTTCTAGCTCAGGATTCGTTTCTACTTGTGTAATACCTCTAGAATTAAAGAGTTCCTGCATTTTTTGAAAAATTACCGCGGTGACTCCCTTATTTTGATACTCTGGGTCAATACCTATAAGGTAAAAAGCAGCCGTATCATTTTTCTTCTTTGCCTTCAATAAATGATAGAAGCCAAAAGGAAATAAACTACCATTAGCTTTTTTAAGTGCATCGTTAAAAGAAGGCATTGTAATGGCAAATGCCACAAGCTTTCCATTTTCATCTTGAATACACTTGATAAAATCTGGGTGTATGTACTTTATGTACTTTTCTTTATAATGATCTATTTGATATTGTTGTATAGGTACAAAAGTACTCAAAGTATTGTAAGTCTTATTTAGCAAATCAAACATATCATCTACATAAGGGCGTACCTCTGCTGTAGACTTGAATTCTAATGGTCTAAGTTTATATCTTTCAGTAATTATATTTGCAAACTTAGCCACTTTTGGGTTTTGCTTTTCGGGCGGATCGATTTGAATTTTAAATTCTACCCACTCCGATGCTTTTTCAAAAC from Dokdonia sp. Hel_I_53 carries:
- a CDS encoding nucleoside triphosphate pyrophosphohydrolase family protein; the protein is MKNKLAAVTLFHDTYGLDKELKPTASLPKSKNELRYQLMKEENEEYLEAANAGDLVEVADALGDMLYILCGTIIEHGMQEKIEEIFNEIQRSNMSKLGKDGKPIYREDGKVLKGPNYFKPDLESILNK
- a CDS encoding OmpH family outer membrane protein → MKKLVLSTLVVLFTAVSFAQTKVGTVDADYILSQMPELAKAQEALKAYNLDLEEQLKTKMTNYETVVKAAEANFSTMTDAEKTAKQEEVVGLENDINKFRTNGSQLVQIKQNDLLRPLYQKIGEQVNVYAKANGYTQIINTTGTNNTLAYLDPAYDITLVVLKQMGITVKEN
- a CDS encoding peptidylprolyl isomerase, with the translated sequence MYRVIVLFLLFSGICFGQDQDILLTINEEGISTTEFLNSFKKNREIITASQKTSPATYLEVFIDYKLKIQEAVAQGYADDSKYKEELKKYRNQLAEKFIKDTKVTDDLIKEAYDRIVYEVNARHILVKIGNESDTLSAYNRIFNARQRIIDGEEFNKVAREMSEDPSVKKNGGELGWFSAFKMVYPFETAAYNTEINDISLPFKTTFGYHIVEPTAIRKSLGSITVAHIMIAHDQPDSAIAADQQILQIYSQLKNGGDFSDLAKLYSDDKSSSKKGGKLSAFEQGQLRSKKFEKEAFKLKRKNEYSKPFRTDFGWHVIQLLKRSPVKSFEESKKELVERVTRDTRSRVIDQTLFNKLRQRYNVKGNEELVSFLHQFVKNKKLHLSNEEVDRTAFIIKDRKYSYGEVFDYLRSRYEAIDDLHKDNKMVLKREINRFVNSSLKKYYLENLENEHSDFKMILKEYEEGLLLFEFLEHQIWDKAVKDSTGLQKYFENHLDQYTSKDLNEVKGKVVSDYQKDLEQNMVKRLRANANIKIENEILSQISTPYENK
- a CDS encoding peptidyl-prolyl cis-trans isomerase, whose amino-acid sequence is MKINKNILLVILTVSFLLTSCKLINKDDSGDYVARVNDHYLTQEDLNDVMNDAVIADTASFVQNYINNWATSQLLLDGAMRNVGKPVQEDFEKLVANYRRDLYTKYYSDVLIDSNLDSLVSDDEALQFYENNKENFKLNEQLLQFKFIHVDEDYEAKEIEKYLVGEEKEDEAALDSLKFQFKSYFLNDSIWVKRSAVIQQVNPITVDNAPSVLKKSNFIQLRDSLGLYLIAVKRTLDRNEMAPLQYVRPTINQIIINKRKLALIKKLEKEIKDDAIKNKEFEIYD
- a CDS encoding peptidylprolyl isomerase translates to MKYTIKAIVVLFALQLVNAQDDNTSTTEVIVKNEMITPVAITKDTVRPFTKFKVDGVAGVVGDYIILESDIDKFLFDIKSQGQSAGNVTPCQVLGNLLESKLLAHQAVQDSLIVSDSRVNSEVDQIIARFSRQLGSDQKVIEYYKKDNMADLRAELYTIRKDIILSEQMNAKIIESVEVTPDEIKTFFEKIPKEEIPTIGVELEISRIVIEPKATEEARQKVIDRLKGFKADVLENGSSFATKAVLYSDDGGTRGEGGYMSINRSSPLVKEFREVAFSLQEGEVSEPFETEFGFHIVTLDKVKGDNLDIRHILLVPEIGKQQEEEAKDRIETIRKRIIANELTFEEAAREFSDEKETKFEGGALVNPQTLVKRFELTKLDPDIYPKVNTLKENEVSLVYNDPGRIGNTRYMIYTVKNLSPEHKADYVKDYIKIKELALREKQINAIAKWQKEKIEETYIKINGDNRNCEFVSNWLKK
- a CDS encoding AAA family ATPase — translated: MSDVAAIKNLVEKHKELKTEISKIIVGQENVIEEILLSVFSGGHALLVGVPGLAKTLMVNTIATALGLDFKRIQFTPDLMPSDILGSEILDESRNFKFIKGPIFSNIILADEINRTPPKTQAALLEAMQERVVTVAGQRYNLSLPYFVLATQNPIEQEGTYPLPEAQLDRFMFSIHLNYPSFQEEVDVVKATTTDAKPTVNPLFTAQEITDFQQLIRRIPVADNVIEYAVTLVSKTRPNTSSATQMIKDYVDWGAGPRASQNLILAAKANAAINGKFSPDIEDVQTVATGILRHRMIKNYKAEAEGIDIETIIKSLF
- a CDS encoding aconitate hydratase, which codes for MAFDIDMIKEVYATMAERVDAARDLVGKPLTLSEKILYSHLWEGKPSKAFTRGKDYVDFAPDRIACQDATAQMALLQFMQAGKPQVAVPTTVHCDHLIQAKEGATKDLKNANDVSSEVFDFLESVSNKYGIGFWKPGAGIIHQVVLENYAFPGGMMIGTDSHTVNAGGLGMVAIGVGGADAVDVMAGMAWELKFPKLIGVKLTGTLSGWTAPKDVILKVAEILTAKGGTGAIVEYFGPGATSMSCTGKGTICNMGAEIGATTSTFGYDESMERYLRATDRADVADAANNVKEYLTADAEVYANPEQYFDQVIEINLSELGPLLNGPFTPDLSTAVGSDMTEKATKNEWPLNVEWGLIGSCTNSSYEDLSRASSIAQQALDKGIKMKSELGINPGSEQVRYTADRDGILGIFEKLDAKIFTNACGPCIGQWARYSDPKNAPKNSIVHSFNRNFAKRADGNPNTHAFVASPEITAAIAISGRLDFNPLTDTLLTEDGQEVKFNEPTGWELPPKGFEVEENGYLAPEEDGSSVEVIVAEDSERLELLTPFEPIKDSEMQGMKLLIKAFGKCTTDHISMAGPWLRYRGHLDNISNNCLIGAVNAFGKKTNFVKNQLTGEFGGVPDTQREYKKAGIKTVVVGDHNYGEGSSREHAAMEPRHLGVAAVIVKSFARIHETNLKKQGMLGLTFANEADYDLIQEDDTFNFVDIAEFAPDKPLTVEIVHADGSTDTIKVNHTYNDAQIAWYREGSALNLIKKQNAA
- a CDS encoding GNAT family N-acetyltransferase, with the protein product MITLKEMKTSAELKQFVKFPFALYKNEKNWVPPLINDELESMDPEKNPVFKNAEARYFLAFAKAENGKEKAVGRICTIINHIEVKEQGKPKMRFGWFDTIDDIEVTKALLAKVSEIGRENSLEYMEGPVGFSNMEKAGVLIEGFEHRNTMITWYNYPYYKDHFEQLGFEKASEWVEFKIQIDPPEKQNPKVAKFANIITERYKLRPLEFKSTAEVRPYVDDMFDLLNKTYNTLSTFVPIQQYQIDHYKEKYIKYIHPDFIKCIQDENGKLVAFAITMPSFNDALKKANGSLFPFGFYHLLKAKKKNDTAAFYLIGIDPEYQNKGVTAVIFQKMQELFNSRGITQVETNPELEENKAIQQLWKNYDHVLHKRRRTYRKDL